DNA sequence from the Salvia splendens isolate huo1 chromosome 19, SspV2, whole genome shotgun sequence genome:
CTCTGGATCTCCTTTGTTGGTACTTGCAACTGATCTTGCCTTAATTCTTTAAACTCCTTTGAAACACTAGATTTCTGTTCTGAATCAGCTGAGGATAGAGCACTCGGGATGTGCACTTGACCACTATCCTTTGGTATATCAGCTAATCTTGAAGGAGCTATTGATGGACTATTCAAATTGAACCCAAACAACCTGCAAGATGGCTGAGCATCTGGTTTCCTTACATCAGTACATGCAGTAGCAAGGGTATTAAACTGACTTCCTGAGTTTGGAGCTGAAGGGTTTGAAATAACCGACCAAGCCGAAGCACTTTTACTGTCTTCAGTTTCTTCAGCATGCACATGAAGGGGAGGTTGCCTCCCTCCATCCATACGAGTGGTTGATGCACCATCATTGCTGTGTTTCATAGGTGTGGTACTAGCATCTGTTTGTTTAGTATGTGAATTATTGATATAGCTGCTTCTTTGTCCTTCAAAACTGTGATTTATTTGATGGGCATCATGACCAAGGTTCCATGTAGGTGATGCAATTGAAGTTATAGTTTCTACAACATTACagtaacaaataaaataaagtaagacaaTAGTGTACAGATATAGAAGCAAACAGAATATCAAAATTTAGTGGAAAGCAAACCTACCAGGAACAGCAATTTCAATATGTGGTCGAAGCCGTTTATTCTTTATGGTAGGTGGCTGAGATAGAGTTGGTGGAATTGATGCAACAAATGGATCTATCTCCCATGGAGAAACCCTTTCTGGTCTTGGGATGGATGCCGGTTCATCCCATTGAACctgagaaataaaaaaaatacatgtaCAGTTTTAAGTCTTCAGCAATAAACAACAGATTCTGGAATAACAGAATGTGTACTAACCTTCAATGTTCTCCATTTCGAATCATTCCAGTGAGGCGAGATATCTTCAACCCCAACAATTGTACCTGAGAACCTGACAGGACAAATAGAATAAGAACTTTTAGCAACTTAAATAATGTACCACTGTACCAACTATGAGTGTTTGACCAACCTTCTCTCAGGAGAATCATCTCCCTCAAAACGCATCTTGAATCTCATGCCGACTCCAAAGTCATGATTAATGGATTCTAGATATTTGTTCAGGCCAACTATGAACTGACTAGTCCTAAAATGTGTAGGCGCAAAAAAAACAGTTAAGATAAGTACAGATTATAAAATGCAAGGTTGCAATTCAAGGAGATTGTTTCAGACCTTGGCTTGTAATAAACAACAAAGATGGTCTGAGTCATGACAGCATGAGATGCTGTTGCAAGCACTCCCAGGTGCATGCTCTGACTTGATATCACAGAAGAGGGTATAGAAATCTGTTGACGAGCATGGCGCCTGACCCCAACCCGCAAATCCCCATTCTCTCCCCTAGAGCAACAAAGGTATATACATGAACTCAACTCAGAAAACAGAAATCCTCATAATGAAATGTTGTTTACGTATATAACATCTATAAGTACCTTACAAATACAAAAGAGTCACCAGCGACTATGCGCTTAGAAGTGACAAATGTACTCCAACCTGTAGTTAGCAAATGCCTCCTAGGTTGACCTGTTCATTCAAAGCCAAATATATACATCAATTTCCCACTATATAGTATCATGACCGAAGAGCTACTATTTCCATGCCTGCTACAAGGCCCAGGTGAATAAATTTCTTTATATAGTCTCAAAACAACAATGACACCGAAAGTAAACAATTACTAGAAAACAAACTCAGTATCTTACCTCTAAATCTATGCTTGAATTGCCATTCATTTCCATGTAGATCCTTAGGAATCAATTCCTGTGTAGGAATCTGCTGGCTCATATCCTGATAGGAGAACAATCATTGTCAGCAAATATAGAAAATTAGCACTGCATACATATGTATACAGCTAAAGGAAGCAGATAAATAGTTACTAAGCTACCAATGGGGGAAGACACTCATTTGCGTGTTTACGAAGGACAGAAAATCCACCATGTGTGCTGGTATCAGAAGCAGTCAAAACTTTGCAGAACGAATGAACTGCAGGTCTAGGAGTCTCATCAATAGGACTATCCGGACTTCTTGGCTCGCTTTGCTACAAACAGATTTACTCAGTTACATGTTTAAGTTGCAAACCAAAAAGATGTCAGCTTGATTTTTGAGCTAGGCACAATGAATAAACAAACAAGATGGCAATTTTCATTAAATCAAGGAGCAAGCTAATATTAGTTCTTACATCTGATTCTGGCATCAAAGTAATTTGTGCATAAACTTCATCCGTATCCTTTTCAGCCTACATAGTCATACAAAAAAGCTGTGAATCACTCACCACTCAATAATTGAATCAACAACTGCAATTCCTTTAGTTGCCAATTCAAAGTAAATTGATAATAATTGGAAGCCATGCTATGCTATCGCTCATGcataacaaaaacaagaaaCACACAAACACCCTAAGCAACGGATCTACGTCGAAAGAAACAAGCTATAGAGAGGCAATTACCAGTAGCTGAACGTTGAAAACTTTGCAAAGGATCTTAGGAGGCAAATTGAACATCGGTATCCTCTGATTCAATTCCTGATTCGTAGATGCCTCCAACTAACACATACCAAAGTAAAGCATGGCTTTCAGatataagataaaatccaaccaaaatcCGAGATATGgcaaaatttaaattcaataacGGATAACCTACACAAAGATCTGAACATTCAAGaagaataaaaaacaaaacaaaattaaacaattgCATTTTCAAGCACAACAGACCTGCTCCATGTGACCTTGTGGGAAATAGTAAACTCTTTCTCCAGCTTTGGGAACATCCACCAAAGGCCCCGCACAACCTCTCCATAGCTCCTCATACAACGAATCCTTCACAGAAACCCCTgaaattcacaaaacaacaaatttCCTAAATTAAACTGACAAAATAgcaagtaaaaacaaatcagTTCAGAAGAAACGAAAAATCATCCTAAAAACTCGGCTTCACCTGAAGAAACATGCTGCTGCCGCTGagaaattgagccccaattcgCCATAACTCAACCAACACACGCACCTCTCCTCTCTCCAACTAAAAATAACCTAGAAACCcccaataaaaaatacaaacacaataAATACACAATGCAGCCAGCTGCAGCGCTTCACCCTTCCAACCGCCAAGCCAAACAATCAACGTAATCACAGCGAAACAGTATCCGCTTTTGTTGAGCAAGCTGCAATAGTTTAAACGAGAGCTCGAGGAATCCGAAGAAGCAGCTTAATATACGCTGGTTTCTCTCTCTAGACTGCTGGGTTTTGTAAATTCATTGTGGGTTTGATTGTCTCCTTTTTCACTGCACACGCAGAGTGCGTGTGCATGTGGGTGATTGCGTAACTAACCATGGTTAAGCCCTTAACCAGAGTCGAACGGCTCCGATGATGACCCATTTTGGCACTAAATTTGGTGACACGTCAGATTTAACAATACTTATCTCATTTTAGTACTTGTGTCGTCTCCAATGGCAACATTAGTATATTTTGTCTCGTGTTTCACAATTATTAGTGACCATCATTAgtataaacaaaaatttaagcATTTAATTTAGGATATTAATATTAAGATTCTCAAATGTATGTTACAATTGGAATAAATCttgatttatataattaatcatCGAAAATTAATATATTGATCAAGTTGCGTTTAAAATAGGTAGAGGAACAATACTGCCTAATC
Encoded proteins:
- the LOC121779943 gene encoding auxin response factor 9-like; amino-acid sequence: MANWGSISQRQQHVSSGVSVKDSLYEELWRGCAGPLVDVPKAGERVYYFPQGHMEQLEASTNQELNQRIPMFNLPPKILCKVFNVQLLAEKDTDEVYAQITLMPESDQSEPRSPDSPIDETPRPAVHSFCKVLTASDTSTHGGFSVLRKHANECLPPLDMSQQIPTQELIPKDLHGNEWQFKHRFRGQPRRHLLTTGWSTFVTSKRIVAGDSFVFVRGENGDLRVGVRRHARQQISIPSSVISSQSMHLGVLATASHAVMTQTIFVVYYKPRTSQFIVGLNKYLESINHDFGVGMRFKMRFEGDDSPERRFSGTIVGVEDISPHWNDSKWRTLKVQWDEPASIPRPERVSPWEIDPFVASIPPTLSQPPTIKNKRLRPHIEIAVPETITSIASPTWNLGHDAHQINHSFEGQRSSYINNSHTKQTDASTTPMKHSNDGASTTRMDGGRQPPLHVHAEETEDSKSASAWSVISNPSAPNSGSQFNTLATACTDVRKPDAQPSCRLFGFNLNSPSIAPSRLADIPKDSGQVHIPSALSSADSEQKSSVSKEFKELRQDQLQVPTKEIQSRQSNSSRSRTKVQMQGVAVGRAVDLTTLKGYDNLIIELEEMFEIKGELQSRNKWEIVFTDDEGDMMLVGDDPWPEFCNMVRRIFICSSQDVKKMKGNKLPVSATETEATGFVFENIGD